The genomic DNA ATCCAGTCCAAGCCCGACATCACCGCCGTCTATGCCGAGAACGACGAGATGGGGCTCGGCGCCGTCACGGCACTGAAGGCCGCCGGGAAGAAGCCCGGCAAGGACGTCAAGATCGTCTCCGTCGACGGCACCCGCAACGCCGTCCAGGCACTGGTCAACGGCGAGTACAACGCCGTCATCGAGTCGAACCCGCGCTTCGGTCCGCTGGCCTTCGCCACCGCCCAGAAGTTCTACGGCGGCGAGGAGATCCCGGAGAACGTGATCATCTCCGACCGCGCGTACGACGAGAGCAACGCCAAGGCCTCGCTCGGCGGCGCGTACTGAGCCGTAACGACTCCCGTACCGACTCATCAGGTTCATGCCGCCGTGGCGCTCCCACCCGCCACGGCGGCTGCGGGCCCACACCTTGGAACAGCGGAAGGCCAAGATCCATGGCACCACCCGAAGCAGTACCTCGGGCACCGGAGGCGACTGCCCCGCCCGCGGCCGACACCGTCCTCGAAGCCCGCTCGGTGAGCAAGAGGTTCCCGGGCGTCGTCGCTCTCGACGACGTGACCTTCTCCCTGCGCGCGGGGGAGACCCACGCGCTGGTGGGTGAGAACGGCGCCGGCAAGTCCACCCTGATCAAGGTACTGACCGGTGTGTACCGGCCCGACGAGGGCGAACTGCGGATGACCGGCCAACAGGTCAGGTTCGCCCGGCCGTTCGAGGCTCAGCAGGCCGGTATCTCCACGATCTACCAGGAGGTGAACCTCGTCCCGCTGATGAGCGTGGCTCGCAACATCTTCCTGGGCCGCGAGCCGAAGAACCGCCTCGGCCTCATCGACTTCGGCCGTATGCACCGGGAGGCGGCCGACCTGCTGGACGGCTTCGGCGTACGTGTCGACCCCCGGCGGCCCCTGCACACCCTGGGCATCGGCACCCAGCAGATGGTCGCGCTGGCCCGCGCCGTCTCCGTCAACGCCCGGGTCGTCGTCATGGACGAGCCCACCTCCTCGCTCGAACCGCGCGAGGTCGAGACGCTGTTCCGGGTCATCGAGAACCTGCGCGGCCAGGGCATCGCCGTCCTCTACGTCAGCCACCGCATGGACGAGCTCTACCGGATCTGCGACCGCGTCACCGTGCTCCGCGACGGCCGCCACATCCACACCGGAGACCTCGCCGACCTCGACCGCATGCAGCTCGTCTCGATGATGCTCGGCCGCGACCTGGCCGAGGTCCGCCGCAACGGCACGACCGGCTTCGCCGCCGAGGGTCACGACGCGGCACGCACCCCCGTACTCACCGCGAACGGACTCTCCCGCGACCGCCAGCTCCACGACATATCCCTGTCGCTGTACGCCGGTGAAGTACTCGGACTCGGCGGCCTCCTCGGCTCGGGCCGCAGCGAGACGGCGAAGGCCCTGGCCGGCGCCCTGAGCCTGGACGCGGGCGAGCTCACCGTCGGCGGCCGCAGGCTGCGCCGGCTCACCTCCGCGGGCGCCATCCGCGCCGGCATCAGTCTGTTGCCCGAGGACCGCAAGGCCGAAGGGATCGTCCCCGGCCTCTCCGTGCGCGAGAACATCGTGCTGGCCGCCATGCCCCGCCTGTCCCGCGCCGGTGTGGTCTCCCGGACCAAGCAGGACCGCATCGTCGACATCTTCATGAAACGACTGCGGATCAAGGCGGCGAGCCCCGAGCAGAAGGTCGGTGAACTCTCCGGCGGCAACCAGCAGAAGGTCCTCCTCGCCCGATGGCTCTGCCTGGAGCCCAAGGTCCTCCTGCTCGACGAGCCGACACGCGGCATCGACGTCGGTGCCAAGGCCGAGGTCCAGAGCCTCATCGACGACCTCGCCGGGGAAGGGCTGGCCGTCCTGCTCATCTCCTCCGACATCGAGGAACTCATCGAGGGTGCCGACCGCATCGTCGTCCTGCGCGGCGGATCCGTCGCGGGTGAACTGACGGGCGACGACGTCGGCGAGAGCCAGCTGCTCGAAGTGCTCGCCGACCACTCACCGGCGCCCCGCCCCGACGCGGAGTCGGCACCGGCGCCCACCGGGAAGGCCCCGGCAGCTCAGGAGGACCCTCGATGACCACCCAGGCGACACTCGCCTCACCCGCCCGTCCGTTCGCGTGGCTGCGGAACCCCTCCTGGTACCAGGAGTACGGCGTGTACGCGGCCGTGGCCGTGCTGCTGGTCTTCAACGCCGTGTTCACCGAGCACTTCATGACCGCCGACAACCTCCGTACCCAGCTGGTCCAGGTCGCCCCCATCGTCATCGTGGCCCTGGGCATGGCCCTGGTCATCGGCACCGAGGGCGTCGACCTGTCCGTCGGCTCGACGATGGCGCTGGCCGCCGCCCTCCTCCCGCTCTACCTCGGATACGGGCTCGTGCCGGCGCTCGCCGTCGCCCTGCTCGCCGGAGCGGTCGTCGGAGCGGTCAACGGCGCCCTGGTCTCGCTGATCGGGCTGCAGCCGATCGTCGCCACGCTCGCCCTGTTCGTCGGCGGCCGGGGACTGGCCCTGGTCATGGCCGACGGTCAGCTCAAGCAGATCGTCAACCCCGACCTGCTCTCGCTCGGCACCGGTTCCTTCCTCGGCATCCCGCTGGTCGTGTTGATCGCCGCGGTGCTCGCCGTCGCCGTCGCGTTCCTCGTGCAGCGCACCACCTTCGGCCGTCAGATCGTCGCCGTCGGAGGCAACCGGCCCGCCGCCGCCCTCGCCGGGCTGCCCGTCCGGCGCGTACTGATCGGTGTGTACGTGCTCTGCGGGGTGCTCGCCGCCCTGGCCGGCATCCTCGCCACCGCCAGACTCACCGCCAGCGACCCCTCCTCGCTCGGCACCCTCATGGAACTCTCCGCCATCACGGCCGTCGTCGTCGGCGGCACCCCGCTGAACGGCGGCTCCATCCGGGTGCTCGGCACCGTCGCCGGCGCCCTGCTCATGCAGCTGCTGCGGGCCACCCTCGTCAAGCACGACCTGCCCGACTCCACCGCACAGATCGCCCAGGCGGCGATCATCATCGCCGCCGTCTACGTCGCCCGGGAGCGTCGGTCCCGATGAACGAAACCACACCCGCCCCCGTCCCCGCAGCCCCGGCGCTCGTGCCGCAGAAGGCGCCCGCGTCCGCCGGCCGCGGCGTGCCCCGGCCACCGTCCGGCGGCACCGAGCCGACCCGCGCACAGCGGCTCGCCGAACTCGTGCAGCGCCAGGGCGTGCTCGCCGTACTGCTCACGGTCGTGATCGTGGCCTCGTTCGTGTATCCGACGTTCGCCACCCTGGACAACGCCCGTGGCGTGACAGTGCAGGCGTCCTTCCTCGCCGTCGTCGCCCTCGGCATGACGATGGTCATCATCACGGGCGGCATCGACCTGTCCGTCGGATCCGTCTTCGCCCTGGGCGGAGTGCTCGCGGCCTGGGCTTCGCAGTGGGGTCTCCTGCCCGCACTGCTCGTACCGCTCCTGGTGTGTGCGGCGATCGGTCTGCTCAACGGGCTCCTGATCGCCCGCGCCGGGATGGCACCGTTCATCGTCACGCTCGCCACCCTCCTCGCCGCCCGCGGCATCCTCCTCGCCTTCACCGACGAGGGCGCGACCACGTACCTGGTGCCCAAGGGCTCCGCCTTCGCCGAGCTCGGGCAGGGCAGCATCTGGGGCTTCGGCCACCCGATCCTGATCGCCCTGGTGCTGTTCGCCGGCGGCGGGCTGCTCCTGCAGCGCACCTCGTTCGGACAGACGCTGTTCGCCGTCGGCGGCAGCAGCGACGCGGCCACCCTGATGGGCCTTCCCGTCGCCCGAACGAAGATCCTCGTCTACACGCTCAGCGGTCTGCTGGCCGGACTCGCCGGAGCGCTCAACGCTGCCAGGCTGTCCTCCGGCGTCACCATCATCGGCGTGGGCATGGAACTGGACGCGATCTCCGCCGTCGTCATCGGCGGCACCCTTCTGATCGGCGGCGCCGGATCGATCAGCGGCACGCTCTGGGGTGTCCTGCTGCTCGCCGTCATCCAGAATCTGATCAACCAGATCGGCTCGCTGAACTCCTCCTACCAGTCGGTGGTCAGCGGTGGGTTCCTTATCGTTGTCGTCGTGGCACAGCGCTATCTGGCGCGCAGCCGCAGAACCACCTGAACCGTGCCGGGCCCGGGTCCGCCGGTCCCGGGCCGGAGCAAGCGATCCCATGCGCGACACCGCGCGCCGAGTCGAGTCAGGGAGTGCCGTGGGCGTCAGCCTCAAGGACGTTGCGCAACGGGCGGGCGTGTCGATCAAGACCGTGTCGAACGTGGTGAACAACTATCAGCACGTCACACCCAAGATGCGCGCCAAGGTGCAGCAGGCCATCGACGAACTCGGCTACCGCCCGAACCTCACCGCGCGCCATCTGCGAAAGGGCCGGACCGGCATCATCGCCCTCGCCGTGCCCGAATTCGGAAACCCGTACTTCGCGGAGCTGGCCGGTGCGGTCGTCGACGCGGCGGCCCGGCACGACTACACCGTGCTGGTCGACCACACCGGCGGCCTCCGGGAGAAGGAACTCCTGGTCAGCCAGGGCTTCCGGTCCCATGTCATCGACGGCCTCATCCTCAGCCCCATCCATCTGGAGACCGAGGACCTGATGGCACGCACCGAGACGGCGCCGCTGGTCCTGCTCGGCGAGCGTGAGTACGAGGCCCCCTACGACCACATCGCGATCGACAACGTGGCGGCCGCCCGCGACGCCGTGCGGCACCTCATCGACCTGGGGCACCGCCGGATCGCGTTCCTCGGCTCACGCACCGGACGCGAGCGTCAGCCTGCCCACCTGCGGCTGCGAGGCTGGCGCGAGGAGCTCGCCGCTGCGGGCATCGAGGCCGACGAGTCCCTGGTCGTCGTCACCGACGGATACGGCCGTGAGGACGGGGCCGTCGCCATGGCGGCCCTCCTGGACCGCGGCGAACGGCCCGACGCCGTCTTCGCGTACAACGACCTCATCGCCATCGGAGCCATGCGCACCCTCTCCGAGCGCGGGCTGAGAATTCCCGACGACGTCGCCGTCGTCGGCTTCGACAACATCGAGGAGAGCCTGTACGGAGCCACCACCCTCACCACCATCGCACCGGACAAGGAAGCCATCGCCCGGCTCGCCGTCGACAGTCTCGTCGAACGGCTCTCCGGCAGTCCGGTACCGGAACCTCGACGGCCCCGCCCCGGTTACCGGCTCATCGTCCGCGAATCGACCGTGATGCGGCCGCCCGCCGAGCAGTCCGGGCCCTGAGGGGGCCCGTCCGGCCGGTCGAGCCGGGCCCGCCGGCCGGGCAACCTCCGGGGCTGTCCCGGGCCCGTCCCTAAAATTGCCTGGTCCGCCGCCTGTCACCAGGTTCTCCGAAGAAGGATCTCCGATGCCTCGCCCCACTGTGCACCACCAACCGTTCGGCGCCGCCCAGGGCCGCTCCGACGTCGATGTCTGGACTCTCGACTCCGGTACGGGAGTCCAGGCCGAGATCCTCACCTACGGCGGCATCCTGCACAGCCTCACCGTGCCCGACACCGACGGATCCGCCGCCTCGGTCGTACGGTCCCTGGCCACGCTCGACGACTACATGGGGAAGAACCCCTTCTTCGGCGCTCTCATCGGCCGCTTCGCCAACCGCATCGCCCACGGCCGCTTCGCCCTCGACGGGACCACCCACGAGATCCCCGCCAACGACCGCGGCCACGCACTGCACGGCGGCCCCGAGGGGTTCCACACCAGAATGTGGCAGGCCACCGGTCACACCCGCGACGACGCCGCGGTCGTCCGGCTGACCCTGCACAGCCCCGACGGCGACATGGGGTTCCCCGGAGCGCTCGACGTCACCGTGACGTACACCCTCGACACGGCGGGCACACTCGCCCTCGACTACACCGCGACCACCGACCGCCCCACGGTCGTCAACTTCACCAACCACGCGTACTTCGCCCTGACCGCGGAGGGCGACATCCTCGACCACACGCTGCAGGTGGACGCCGACACCTACCTGCCCGTCGACGCGGAGGGCATCCCGCAGGGCCCCGCCGCCGACGTACGCGGCACGCCGTTCGACCTCACCGCCCCGCAGACCATCGGGGAGCGGATCGTGCTGCCGGACGAACAACTGCGCATGGCGGGCGGCTTCGACCACTGCTGGATCGTCCGCGCGCCCGAGACCTCGGATGCCGTGCGACGGGCCGCGCGGCTCACCGCTCCCACGACGGACCGGATCCTGGAAGTCTGGACCACCGAACCCGGCATCCAGGTCTACACCGCCAACCAGCTGGACGGCTCGCTCGCCGACACCGCGGGCCGGCGACACGAGCGGCACGGCGCGCTGTGCCTGGAGACCCAGCACCTGCCCGACTCACCCAACCGCCCGGACTACCCCGGTACCGTCCTGCGACCCGGTGAGACCGCGCGCAGCCGCACCGAGTTCCGGTTCCCGCACCTCGACGCGTCCGCGCGCTGAGCCGCCGCCGCAGGCGACGGGCGTGCCCGGAGCACGCCCGTCACCCCGGTCGGTGCCCGCGCCTACTTCAGATAGGGACCGTCGGTCCCGATCTTGCCCGGCGCCGCGTTGCTGCCGCCGAGGTCGAGTACGTAGACCCGCAGATTGCCCTTGCCCGGTGCCGGGACTGCGAGGGTGCCGCCCGTCACCACCCGGGTGTCCCCGGTGACCGCGTCCTTGTAGGTGCCGTTGGGGATGCCGGTGTACGTGGCCGCTCCGGTGACGGTCACCAGGGCGAAGCTGTCGACTCCGCTCGCGGTGTCGGTGTAGCGGCGCTTGTACGCCATCGAGCCGGTGATGCCGTCGGTGGAGTACTGGCCCATCTGCAGGGCCGGCACCGACCGCCGGATCTCGTTCAGTCGTTGCAGATGCTTGACCAGCGGCTTGTCGAGCGTACTGGCGACCTCGCCGGTCGCCGAGGAGACCTTGCCGAAGTCGGACGCCTGCACCGTGCCCGTGAGGTGGTCGCCGTAGTACGCGCGGCCGGTGGTCGCCAGCGGGCAGGTCGGCCCGCAGTCGATCTTCTTGCCCGCCTGGAACTCGATCTCCGACCCGTAGTACAGGGTGGGGATGCCGCGGAACGTCCACATCAGGGACATGTTCTCGGCCCATGCGTCGGTGCCGCCGGAGTATCGCTCGCTGCTCTTGTTGGGCCCGTAGTCGTGGCTGTCGACGTACACGACGTTGTACGTGGCGTCGTTGTAACTGTCGTCGGAGTCCTTACCGTTGTTGTACGCGTTGTTGGCGTCACCGAAGTTCATGTGCATCCGCATGTCGATGACGTTCATGCCGGAGAACCGGCTCTGGTCCGGTGTGTGGTAAGCGTTTCCGTTCAGGAAGGCGTTGGTGGAGGTCGGCTGGTTCCCGGTGCCGAGCTGCTGCTCGTAGTCGTACATCTCCAGGGCGGCCTTCGCGTCGTCGCCGTCGTACTCCTTGCGCTCCTTCCAGGTGTAGAACTGCGCCGAGTGGTTGACCGAGCCACGGTTCCACTTGTCGTTGACGAAGGCGGCGACCTCGCCGAAGACGAAGAAGTTCTTCGCGGCCTCCGCACCGAACTGCGACGTGACGCGCTCCTGGATCGCGGGCAGGAAGTGGCGGTTCCAGGTGGTGCGGGGAATGTGGACGGCGGTGTCGACGCGGAAGCCGTCGACCCCCATGTCGATGTACTTGTCGTAGGCGCCGATCAGGTAGTTCTGGACGGGTGCGCTCTCGGTGTTGAAGTCGGCGAGATCCTCGTGAAGCCAGCAGCTGCGGGAGTCCTCGCCCTCCCAGTTCCCGATCCAGCAGTTGTGGTAGTACGTCTTCGGGAACATGCCCGAAGTCGGGCTCGGCCACTGGCAGTTGTAGATCCTGTAGCCCTCGGTGGAGGTGCCCCCGGTGGGCTTGCCCCAGTTGAGACAGGTGTTGCCGGACGGCTCCGC from Streptomyces sp. NBC_01707 includes the following:
- a CDS encoding ABC transporter permease, yielding MTTQATLASPARPFAWLRNPSWYQEYGVYAAVAVLLVFNAVFTEHFMTADNLRTQLVQVAPIVIVALGMALVIGTEGVDLSVGSTMALAAALLPLYLGYGLVPALAVALLAGAVVGAVNGALVSLIGLQPIVATLALFVGGRGLALVMADGQLKQIVNPDLLSLGTGSFLGIPLVVLIAAVLAVAVAFLVQRTTFGRQIVAVGGNRPAAALAGLPVRRVLIGVYVLCGVLAALAGILATARLTASDPSSLGTLMELSAITAVVVGGTPLNGGSIRVLGTVAGALLMQLLRATLVKHDLPDSTAQIAQAAIIIAAVYVARERRSR
- a CDS encoding sugar ABC transporter ATP-binding protein — encoded protein: MAPPEAVPRAPEATAPPAADTVLEARSVSKRFPGVVALDDVTFSLRAGETHALVGENGAGKSTLIKVLTGVYRPDEGELRMTGQQVRFARPFEAQQAGISTIYQEVNLVPLMSVARNIFLGREPKNRLGLIDFGRMHREAADLLDGFGVRVDPRRPLHTLGIGTQQMVALARAVSVNARVVVMDEPTSSLEPREVETLFRVIENLRGQGIAVLYVSHRMDELYRICDRVTVLRDGRHIHTGDLADLDRMQLVSMMLGRDLAEVRRNGTTGFAAEGHDAARTPVLTANGLSRDRQLHDISLSLYAGEVLGLGGLLGSGRSETAKALAGALSLDAGELTVGGRRLRRLTSAGAIRAGISLLPEDRKAEGIVPGLSVRENIVLAAMPRLSRAGVVSRTKQDRIVDIFMKRLRIKAASPEQKVGELSGGNQQKVLLARWLCLEPKVLLLDEPTRGIDVGAKAEVQSLIDDLAGEGLAVLLISSDIEELIEGADRIVVLRGGSVAGELTGDDVGESQLLEVLADHSPAPRPDAESAPAPTGKAPAAQEDPR
- a CDS encoding ABC transporter permease, with the translated sequence MNETTPAPVPAAPALVPQKAPASAGRGVPRPPSGGTEPTRAQRLAELVQRQGVLAVLLTVVIVASFVYPTFATLDNARGVTVQASFLAVVALGMTMVIITGGIDLSVGSVFALGGVLAAWASQWGLLPALLVPLLVCAAIGLLNGLLIARAGMAPFIVTLATLLAARGILLAFTDEGATTYLVPKGSAFAELGQGSIWGFGHPILIALVLFAGGGLLLQRTSFGQTLFAVGGSSDAATLMGLPVARTKILVYTLSGLLAGLAGALNAARLSSGVTIIGVGMELDAISAVVIGGTLLIGGAGSISGTLWGVLLLAVIQNLINQIGSLNSSYQSVVSGGFLIVVVVAQRYLARSRRTT
- a CDS encoding aldose epimerase family protein — its product is MPRPTVHHQPFGAAQGRSDVDVWTLDSGTGVQAEILTYGGILHSLTVPDTDGSAASVVRSLATLDDYMGKNPFFGALIGRFANRIAHGRFALDGTTHEIPANDRGHALHGGPEGFHTRMWQATGHTRDDAAVVRLTLHSPDGDMGFPGALDVTVTYTLDTAGTLALDYTATTDRPTVVNFTNHAYFALTAEGDILDHTLQVDADTYLPVDAEGIPQGPAADVRGTPFDLTAPQTIGERIVLPDEQLRMAGGFDHCWIVRAPETSDAVRRAARLTAPTTDRILEVWTTEPGIQVYTANQLDGSLADTAGRRHERHGALCLETQHLPDSPNRPDYPGTVLRPGETARSRTEFRFPHLDASAR
- a CDS encoding LacI family DNA-binding transcriptional regulator, with translation MGVSLKDVAQRAGVSIKTVSNVVNNYQHVTPKMRAKVQQAIDELGYRPNLTARHLRKGRTGIIALAVPEFGNPYFAELAGAVVDAAARHDYTVLVDHTGGLREKELLVSQGFRSHVIDGLILSPIHLETEDLMARTETAPLVLLGEREYEAPYDHIAIDNVAAARDAVRHLIDLGHRRIAFLGSRTGRERQPAHLRLRGWREELAAAGIEADESLVVVTDGYGREDGAVAMAALLDRGERPDAVFAYNDLIAIGAMRTLSERGLRIPDDVAVVGFDNIEESLYGATTLTTIAPDKEAIARLAVDSLVERLSGSPVPEPRRPRPGYRLIVRESTVMRPPAEQSGP